CGTTGCCCATGCTTGTTCATCTGCACTTAATTCTGCCGGAAGAAGTTCTGCCTTTTGTAGATGAGGAAGTGCAAGTTCAACGACTTTTTCAAGTGGTAATTGTTTAATGTATTGATTATTCATCCATGTTAACTTTTGTTTATCAAACATTGACGGTGATTTAGATAAACGATTTACATCAAAAATATTAATGAATTCCTCTTTCGAGAAAATTTCATCTTCCCCTTCAGGAGACCATCCTAAAAGTGCAAAGAAGTTGAACATTGCTTCAGGTAAGTAACCAAGATCTTTGTATTGAGTGACAAATTGAATAATGGACTCATCACGTTTCGATAGCTTTTTACGACTTTCATTAATAATTAAGGTCATATGTCCGTACTTCGGATATTCCCATCCAAATGCGTCAAATACCATTAATTGTTTTGGTGTATTAGATAGATGTTCTTCTCCACGGAATACATGTGAAATCTTCATAAAGTAGTCATCTAATACTACCGCGTAGTTATACGTTGGGATTCCATTTGCTTTCACAAGTACCCAATCTCCAACATCTTTCGATTCAAATGTAACCGAACCACGAACTAAATCCTCAAATGTGTATGTTACGTTATCTGGTACACGCATACGAATTGTAAATGGCAAACCTGCAGCTTCTTTTACTTGTACTTCTTCAGCTGATAAATGGCGACATTTCCCATTATACATAGGGGCTGCTACACCTTTTTCTCTTTGTACTTCACGATCAGCTTCTAATTCCTCTGACGTACAGAAACATTTATAGGCATGTCCATTTGCTAGCATTTCTTCCGCATGCTTCATGTAAATATCCAGGCGTTCCATTTGGCGATACGGTGCATAAGGTCCACCGATGTCAACGGATTCATCATATTCAATACCTAACCATTTTAAGTTTTCGAGTTGTGATAATTCGCCACCCTCTACATTGCGTTCAATGTCTGTATCCTCGATACGAACGATAAATTTTCCGTTATGATGGCGTGCATATAAATAGTTAAATAATGCTGTACGTGCTCCTCCAATATGTAAAAACCCCGTTGGACTTGGTGCATATCGTACGCGAACTTCTTGTGTCATTGTAATATCCTCCTAGTTTTCGAGCATGTAAACTTTATTTATTTTACCATTGCTACTGTGCTTTTTAAAGTTAGTCTTTCTTTACAAGTAAAATAGTTGCCATCGAAGCTATACCTTCTTCACGACCTGTAAAACCTAATTTTTCTGTTGTCGTTGCTTTTACATTCACTTGACTAACATGCGCCTGAAGAAGCTCTGCAACCCGTGCACGGATCGTTTCAATATGCGGAGCCATTTTCGGCTTTTGCGCAATAATAGTACAATCAATATTTCCCAACTTATAACCACGAGCATCTACGATTTTCCAAATATGTTCCAGTAATTTAGCTGAATCCGCGTCTTTAAAATCTGGATCGGTATCAGGGAAGTGTCTCCCAATATCTCCTTCTCCTATTGCTCCTAGAGCTGCATCTGTAATCGTATGGAGCAACACATCTGCATCCGAATGTCCAATAAGCCCTCTCTCGTAAGGAATTGCAATTCCTCCAATAATTAACGGGCGATTATCTGCAAATTCATGTACATCAAACCCTTGACCAATTCGTATCATTTTATTAATCCCCCTGCTTATGTTTGTTTAATATTACTTCCCCCAAAAGAAGATCTTCTTTTGTCGTCATCTTTACATTATCATACGTACTTTCCACAATGTGCACTTGCTCTCCTAGACGTTCGACAAGCATCGCTTCATCAGTACCCAAAAAGCAATCTTTGTCCGCAAGACGCTCAGCTTTTTCTAATAGTGCATACTGAAAAGCTTGTGGCGTTTGGATAACCCATAAACTTTCCCGATCCACCGTTTCTTGAATTATACCATTTTCTACTTTTTTCATTGTATCCTTTGCACGAACTGCCGCTACTGCTGCTCCCGATTCCTCAGCAGTTTGGACAAGTTGATGAATAACTACTTGTTTAATAAAAGGTCTTGCCGCATCATGCACAAGTACAATGCCTTGGTCTGGAGAGGATTTTAGACACGCGTATACGCTATGTTGTCTCTCTGCTCCGCCTTCTGTAATAGCGACCACTTTTGTAATATGATGTTTTATCAACATCTGCTCAATAAATGTTTGTTCTTCTTTTTTTACTGCCAATACGATAGATTTACACTTCGAATCTTGCTCAAAAACACGCAAAGTATGTATTAAAATAGGAATCTGTCTCAATTCTAAAAACAGTTTATTTTGACCTGCTCCCATGCGCTTTCCACTACCTGCTGCAGGCAATAACACCGTATACATCAAATACTTCTCCTCCTGTTACCAATAGAAAAAGGGCGTTTTCCTACTAAATCTTAGGAAACTACCCCTTCCATTATTTTGAGTCTTGTGGTTTCGCGAAAATCATTCGACCTGCAGAAGTTTGAAGAACGCTCGTCACTTCCACATTAATCGCTTGTCCAATATACACTTTGCCACCTTCAACTACAATCATCGTTCCGTCGTCTAAGTAAGCGACACCTTGGTTATGCTCTTTGCCGTCTTTAATAACGACTACATGCATTATTTCCCCGGGAATAACGACTGGCTTGACTGCATTTGCAAGATCATTAATGTTAAGAACGCGCACTTGATGAAGGTCACAAACTTTATTTAAGTTGAAATCATTCGTCACCACAATTCCATTCATTTTCTTCGCCAAACGCATAAGTTTTAAGTCTACTTCTTGTATGTCTTCAAAATCTTCTTCCACAATTAATACAGCGGAAGCACGTTCCGTTTGCAATGTTTTTAACACATCTAGTCCACGACGTCCTCTTGTTCTTTTTAAGGTGTCAGATGAATCTGCAATATGCTGTAGTTCCGTAAGTACAAACTGTGGAACTACCAATACACCTTCCATAAAACCAGTCTTTGAAATATCCGCAATACGTCCATCTATAATGACACTTGTATCGAGAAGTTTATACGTCCCCAAACTTAAATCCTGTTCCTCATCGTCTGAACCTTTTTTCTTTTGCCCAGGTTGTTTGGCAGTAGTGAAAACTTGTAGTAACTCGTCCCGTTTTTTAAAACCTACTTGAAAACCTAAATACCCAAGCACAATAGATAATAAAACCGGAACAACCGATCCAATACCTAGAATAACTATATTGTTAATAGCCGTTCCGAGTAGAAACGCTACAATTAACCCAATGACAAGTCCAATTGTCCCAAATAGCAGATCACCTATCGGCGCCATTAAGAGACGTTCTTCCATCCAACGAATAAAGTTAATTAAGTAGTCTGTTAAAAAAAATGCAGCAATATACAGTATGATTGCACCAATAATAACAGATACATAAGGATTTTGAATCCATGGGTTATCAGATAAATTTATTATTTCGTATAAGTGCGGTAAAAATATTAACCCTAATGTACCTCCTATTAAAATGAATGCAATTTGAATAATCCATTTTAACAAACATCCCACCTCCATTTACCTTTTATTATACCGCCAACCTTCATTCTACGTCTATTATGTTAAACAGGAGTAGACAGTTACTCCTGTTAGTTAAGTTAAACGTATAGAAGAACTACTTAAAATTGATTACCGAAAAGCTTCTTTCATGACTTCATTTACCGTTTCTACCCCAATTACTTGAATACCTTTTGGATAATCCCAGCCACCTAAATTGGATGCAGGAATCACGATGCGTTTAAAACCTAATTTGGTCGCCTCTTGCACTCTTTGCTCAATTCTCGATACTCGTCTCACTTCGCCAGTTAGTCCTACCTCCCCCACAAAACAATCGGTAGGTGCTACTCCTGTGTCCCGGAAACTGGATACGATACTTACTAGGACGGCTAAATCAATCGCAGGTTCGTCTAATTTAACTCCACCCGCAACTTTTATATAAGCATCTTGTGTTTGCAAAAGTAATCCCATACGTTTTTCTAATACTGCCATGAGTAAAGAAATTCTATTTTGATCGATTCCTGTTGCCATTCGTTTTGGATAATTAAAACTAGATTGCGTAACTAGTGCTTGAATTTCAACCAAGATGGGTCTTGTCCCTTCCATCGAAGCAACAATGGCTGAGCCAGCTGCTCCGTGTGAACGCTCTTGCAAAAATAGTTCAGATGGATTCAACACTTCTTTTAAACCTTGCTGCACCATCTCAAAAATAGCAATTTCATTTGTTGAACCAAATCTATTTTTTTGTGACCGTAAAATTCGGTATGTATGATGTCGTTCTCCCTCAAAATATAAAACCGTATCTACCATATGTTCCAATAAACGTGGTCCAGCAATTTGTCCCTCTTTCGTTACATGTCCTACTAAGAAAATTGCTATATTTTTTGTTTTAGCAATGCGCATTAGTTCAGCTGTACATTCCCGCACTTGAGACACACTTCCTGGAGCACTTGTCACTTCCGGATGATGTACAGTTTGAATGGAGTCGACAATAACAAATCTAGGCTCCACACTATCAATCGTTTCATTGATTAATTCTAAATTTGTTTCAGAATATATATACAGTTCAGCAGATGTGACACCCAAACGCTCGGCGCGAAGCTTCGTCTGTCTAATCGATTCCTCACCTGAAATATATAACACGCGCTCTCCCTTATTTGCGAGCAGTGCAGAAACTTGTAAAAGCAAAGTCGACTTTCCGATTCCCGGATCTCCACCTATTAATATAAGGGAACCAGGCACAATTCCACCGCCAAGTACTCGATTCAACTCCATGAGTTCCGTTTCTACTCTCGGTTCATCCGCTGTCTCCACCGCAATAATTGGTGTGGCTTTCTGAGCTACTCCAGTAGAATGTTGAAAAGATCGTTTTGGTCCTTTTGAAACAACCTCCAACTCTTCTACCATCGTATTCCATTCTCCGCATCCTGGACATCTTCCCATCCATTTGGCAGACTCATAACCGCAAGAATTACACATAAACTTCGTTTTTCGTTTTGCCATTTGTTCCTCCTATGTAAAAAAAGGCATTCCTTACTTAGCGTTTGGAATGCCCATTATTTTAAACCTCTGTTACTATCGCTTTTGTACGAACGACAAATTCATCATTCTCCACATCAAACACAACATGTTGGCCAGCTAGTACTTCACCTTTAAGAAGTTCTTCGGATAATCGATCTTCCACATGCTTTTGCAATGCTCGACGTAGTGGTCTAGCACCATATGCAGGATCGTACCCTTCTGTCGTAATCTTTTCTTGAGCGGCTTCTGTTAACTCTAGTTCAATACCTTGCTCTTTTAAACGTTGCGCTAATTGTTGCGTCATTAACGAAACAATTCGTTTTAAATGTTCTCTTTCTAGCGAGTGGAACACGATCATTTCATCTAAACGGTTTAAGAACTCAGGTCGGAATGCTTTTTTCAATTCCTCTAACATTTTACTTTTCATATCTTTATAATCTGTTTTTCCACCTTCTTGTAAGTTAAATCCAACGTACTTATTGTATTTAAGCGCATCCGCACCAACATTAGATGTCATGATAACAACTGTATTACGAAAATCGACTGTACGCCCTTTGGAGTCTGTTAAACGACCATCTTCTAATACCTGAAGAAGAATATTAAATACATCAGGATGCGCTTTTTCTATTTCGTCTAACAAAATAACAGAGTAAGGTTTACGGCGTACTTTCTCCGTCAATTGACCTCCATCATCAAATCCAACATAACCTGGAGGGGAACCTACAAGACGTGAAGTAGAATGTTTTTCCATATACTCAGACATATCTACCCGAATCATTGCATCTTCATCACCAAACATCACTTCTGCGAGAGCACGTGCAAGTTCCGTTTTACCTACACCAGTAGGACCAAGGAAAATAAATGAACCAATCGGACGTTTTGGATCTTTCAAGCCTGCACGAGCGCGACGAATTGCACGAGAAATTGCATCAACAGCTTCTGCTTGGCCAATTACTCTTTCATGTAGCTTATCTTCTAATTTTAATAACTTTTCAGATTCCGTTTGTGCAAGTTTGGATACAGGAACCCCCGTCCACATAGAAACAACGGACGCAATATCTTCCACTGTCACTTCAGACTCTTCTTTACCTTGTTTTTCTTTCCATGAGTCTTTCATTTTTTCTAGCTCATCTTTTATTTTTTGTTCTTTGTCCCTGAAAGATGCAGCTTTTTCAAACTCTTGACTTTGTACCGCTGCATTTTTCTCCGAGCGAACTGCTTCTAATTTTGCTTCTAATTCTTTTAAATTAGGAGGAGTTGTATATGAGCGCAGACGAACTTTTGAACCGGCTTCATCGATTAAATCAATTGCTTTGTCAGGTAAAAAGCGATCCGAAATATAACGGTCTGACATTTTAACTGCTGCTTCAACCGCTTCGTTCGTAATTTTTACACGATGATGCGCTTCGTAACGATCTCGCAATCCATATATAATTTGAATCGCTTCGTCCACAGAAGGTTCATCTACTTGAATTGGTTGGAAACGGCGTTCAAGCGCTGCATCTTTTTCAATATATTTACGATACTCGTCTAATGTAGTGGCACCGATACATTGAATTTCACCACGCGCTAGCGCAGGTTTCAAAATATTAGAAGCATCAATTGCCCCTTCTGCTCCACCAGCTCCGATTAATGTATGGAGTTCATCGATGAATAAAATAACATTTCCAGCTTGGCGAATTTCATCCATTACTTTTTTCAAACGATCTTCAAATTCACCACGGTATTTAGTGCCAGCTACGACCGTCCCCATGTCAAGTGTCATTACCCGTTTATCACGCAAAATTTCTGGTACTTCATTTTGTACAATTTGTTGCGCAAGCCCTTCGGCAATGGCCGTTTTACCTACCCCTGGTTCACCAATTAAAACAGGGTTATTTTTTGTACGTCGTGCCAAGATTTCAATCACACGCGTAATTTCTTTGCTTCGACCAATAACAGGATCTAATGTACCTTCTCTCGCTATTTGTGTTAAATCTCGTGCTAACCCATCTAATGTTGGAGTACTAGCAGGCGCGGCACTATTACTCCCATTACTATGAGATTGATCGGTACTCCCTAACAATTGAAGTACTTGTTGACGAGCTTTATTTAAGCTAACTCCTGCATTATTTAAAACCCTTGCAGCAACGCCTTCTCCTTCACGGATTAACGCAAGTAGTAAATGCTCCGTTCCAATATAGGAATGACCAAGCTTTCGTGACTCATCTACGGAAAGTTCGATCACTTTTTTGGCACGGGGTGTGTAGTGAACGATTGGACCAACTTCTTCTGCTCCCGTTCCCACTAACTCTTCAATTCCAGCTTCAATAGCTTTCGGATCTACTTCTATCGCTTCCAATGCTTTGGCTGCAATGCCGCTTCCTTCTCTTATTAGTCCAAGTAATATATGTTCTGTTCCAATTGATTCATGCTTTAAGCGAATAGCTTCTTCTTGCGCTAGTTGTAATACCTTTTGAGATCTTTGTGTAAATCGATTAAACATCATGCTAGTTCCTCTCCTTTTGTTTTCGGATTTTCTCCCATT
The nucleotide sequence above comes from Psychrobacillus glaciei. Encoded proteins:
- the radA gene encoding DNA repair protein RadA: MAKRKTKFMCNSCGYESAKWMGRCPGCGEWNTMVEELEVVSKGPKRSFQHSTGVAQKATPIIAVETADEPRVETELMELNRVLGGGIVPGSLILIGGDPGIGKSTLLLQVSALLANKGERVLYISGEESIRQTKLRAERLGVTSAELYIYSETNLELINETIDSVEPRFVIVDSIQTVHHPEVTSAPGSVSQVRECTAELMRIAKTKNIAIFLVGHVTKEGQIAGPRLLEHMVDTVLYFEGERHHTYRILRSQKNRFGSTNEIAIFEMVQQGLKEVLNPSELFLQERSHGAAGSAIVASMEGTRPILVEIQALVTQSSFNYPKRMATGIDQNRISLLMAVLEKRMGLLLQTQDAYIKVAGGVKLDEPAIDLAVLVSIVSSFRDTGVAPTDCFVGEVGLTGEVRRVSRIEQRVQEATKLGFKRIVIPASNLGGWDYPKGIQVIGVETVNEVMKEAFR
- the gltX gene encoding glutamate--tRNA ligase, which encodes MTQEVRVRYAPSPTGFLHIGGARTALFNYLYARHHNGKFIVRIEDTDIERNVEGGELSQLENLKWLGIEYDESVDIGGPYAPYRQMERLDIYMKHAEEMLANGHAYKCFCTSEELEADREVQREKGVAAPMYNGKCRHLSAEEVQVKEAAGLPFTIRMRVPDNVTYTFEDLVRGSVTFESKDVGDWVLVKANGIPTYNYAVVLDDYFMKISHVFRGEEHLSNTPKQLMVFDAFGWEYPKYGHMTLIINESRKKLSKRDESIIQFVTQYKDLGYLPEAMFNFFALLGWSPEGEDEIFSKEEFINIFDVNRLSKSPSMFDKQKLTWMNNQYIKQLPLEKVVELALPHLQKAELLPAELSADEQAWATKLIALYHDQMSFGAEIVELSSQFFDHEIAYTEEAAEVLAGEQVPEVMAAFKTQLESLDTFEATEIKGAIKAVQKETGHKGKNLFMPIRVVTTGQTHGPELADAISLIGKEKVIARVAKYAKQ
- the ispF gene encoding 2-C-methyl-D-erythritol 2,4-cyclodiphosphate synthase, encoding MIRIGQGFDVHEFADNRPLIIGGIAIPYERGLIGHSDADVLLHTITDAALGAIGEGDIGRHFPDTDPDFKDADSAKLLEHIWKIVDARGYKLGNIDCTIIAQKPKMAPHIETIRARVAELLQAHVSQVNVKATTTEKLGFTGREEGIASMATILLVKKD
- a CDS encoding ATP-dependent Clp protease ATP-binding subunit, with amino-acid sequence MMFNRFTQRSQKVLQLAQEEAIRLKHESIGTEHILLGLIREGSGIAAKALEAIEVDPKAIEAGIEELVGTGAEEVGPIVHYTPRAKKVIELSVDESRKLGHSYIGTEHLLLALIREGEGVAARVLNNAGVSLNKARQQVLQLLGSTDQSHSNGSNSAAPASTPTLDGLARDLTQIAREGTLDPVIGRSKEITRVIEILARRTKNNPVLIGEPGVGKTAIAEGLAQQIVQNEVPEILRDKRVMTLDMGTVVAGTKYRGEFEDRLKKVMDEIRQAGNVILFIDELHTLIGAGGAEGAIDASNILKPALARGEIQCIGATTLDEYRKYIEKDAALERRFQPIQVDEPSVDEAIQIIYGLRDRYEAHHRVKITNEAVEAAVKMSDRYISDRFLPDKAIDLIDEAGSKVRLRSYTTPPNLKELEAKLEAVRSEKNAAVQSQEFEKAASFRDKEQKIKDELEKMKDSWKEKQGKEESEVTVEDIASVVSMWTGVPVSKLAQTESEKLLKLEDKLHERVIGQAEAVDAISRAIRRARAGLKDPKRPIGSFIFLGPTGVGKTELARALAEVMFGDEDAMIRVDMSEYMEKHSTSRLVGSPPGYVGFDDGGQLTEKVRRKPYSVILLDEIEKAHPDVFNILLQVLEDGRLTDSKGRTVDFRNTVVIMTSNVGADALKYNKYVGFNLQEGGKTDYKDMKSKMLEELKKAFRPEFLNRLDEMIVFHSLEREHLKRIVSLMTQQLAQRLKEQGIELELTEAAQEKITTEGYDPAYGARPLRRALQKHVEDRLSEELLKGEVLAGQHVVFDVENDEFVVRTKAIVTEV
- the ispD gene encoding 2-C-methyl-D-erythritol 4-phosphate cytidylyltransferase, which produces MMYTVLLPAAGSGKRMGAGQNKLFLELRQIPILIHTLRVFEQDSKCKSIVLAVKKEEQTFIEQMLIKHHITKVVAITEGGAERQHSVYACLKSSPDQGIVLVHDAARPFIKQVVIHQLVQTAEESGAAVAAVRAKDTMKKVENGIIQETVDRESLWVIQTPQAFQYALLEKAERLADKDCFLGTDEAMLVERLGEQVHIVESTYDNVKMTTKEDLLLGEVILNKHKQGD
- a CDS encoding PIN/TRAM domain-containing protein — translated: MLKWIIQIAFILIGGTLGLIFLPHLYEIINLSDNPWIQNPYVSVIIGAIILYIAAFFLTDYLINFIRWMEERLLMAPIGDLLFGTIGLVIGLIVAFLLGTAINNIVILGIGSVVPVLLSIVLGYLGFQVGFKKRDELLQVFTTAKQPGQKKKGSDDEEQDLSLGTYKLLDTSVIIDGRIADISKTGFMEGVLVVPQFVLTELQHIADSSDTLKRTRGRRGLDVLKTLQTERASAVLIVEEDFEDIQEVDLKLMRLAKKMNGIVVTNDFNLNKVCDLHQVRVLNINDLANAVKPVVIPGEIMHVVVIKDGKEHNQGVAYLDDGTMIVVEGGKVYIGQAINVEVTSVLQTSAGRMIFAKPQDSK